The following proteins come from a genomic window of Tenebrio molitor chromosome 9, icTenMoli1.1, whole genome shotgun sequence:
- the LOC138138084 gene encoding uncharacterized protein yields MGQKHSKRPKKLKSQPEVTEIIELNDNQSELDDDGRIVSEASKPSEHIVYPAELKKVMETVESIEKSIEDMSGSQIDLYYATLKDELHNNWQRLYDISDHGDDAVRSGKIETIERVKNNLKRLNRKVLMKRHAVDN; encoded by the coding sequence ATGGGCCAGAAACACTCGAAACGTCCCAAGAAGCTGAAATCTCAACCGGAAGTGACTGAAATCATCGAGCTGAACGACAACCAGAGCGAACTGGATGACGACGGTCGGATCGTTAGCGAAGCGAGTAAACCAAGCGAACATATCGTATATCCAGCCGAATTAAAGAAGGTGATGGAAACCGTGGAATCAATAGAGAAGAGCATCGAAGACATGTCTGGATCCCAAATCGACCTCTACTACGCCACCCTGAAGGACGAACTCCACAACAATTGGCAACGGCTCTACGACATATCCGACCACGGCGACGACGCCGTCAGATCGGGCAAAATCGAAACGATCGAACGCGTCAAAAACAACCTAAAAAGACTGAACAGGAAAGTTTTAATGAAAAGACACGCTGTGGATAATTAa